In a genomic window of Leptospira brenneri:
- the serC gene encoding 3-phosphoserine/phosphohydroxythreonine transaminase, whose translation MPTFTQRVFNFNAGPAMLPTEVMEEAQVEFLNYKGTGMSIMEMSHRGKIFQSVLDESISDLRDLLDLPSRYAVVYFPGGATLQFSAIPFNYLKAGESADFAQTGVWAKKAYEEAKKFYPNVKSIFNGADSKYMELPTITDSIVNEGAKYVYITSNNTIYGTRYKTFPKLKKAPLFADMTSELLSRKLPIEDFSVIFAGAQKNIGPSGLTLVIYDKEKLPTVDHPIPNLMNFALMEKNGSLYNTPPTYSIYIAGLVFKYLKRHGGLEVMETINERKAKKLYDALDASSLFYAPVPEEFRSAMNVVFRSHDESIDSKFLTLAEEQGFAGLKGYRDMGGFRASIYNAMPEEGVDALISFIKEFERTNG comes from the coding sequence ATGCCAACGTTTACACAGAGAGTCTTCAATTTTAATGCCGGCCCCGCCATGTTGCCTACGGAAGTCATGGAAGAGGCGCAAGTAGAGTTCCTAAATTACAAAGGAACAGGAATGTCCATTATGGAAATGAGCCACAGAGGCAAAATTTTCCAATCCGTTTTAGATGAATCCATCTCTGATTTACGTGATCTTTTGGACTTACCTTCACGTTATGCGGTTGTGTATTTCCCCGGTGGCGCGACTTTACAATTTTCTGCCATTCCTTTTAATTATCTAAAAGCGGGAGAATCGGCTGATTTCGCACAAACTGGTGTTTGGGCCAAAAAAGCCTATGAAGAAGCAAAGAAATTTTATCCCAATGTGAAATCTATTTTTAATGGAGCAGATTCCAAATATATGGAACTCCCCACCATTACAGATAGTATCGTAAATGAGGGAGCCAAATATGTTTATATCACTTCTAATAATACCATCTATGGAACACGGTACAAAACTTTCCCTAAGCTAAAAAAAGCGCCGCTATTCGCAGATATGACAAGCGAACTTCTTAGCCGAAAACTTCCCATAGAAGACTTCTCTGTGATCTTTGCAGGTGCTCAAAAAAACATTGGGCCATCCGGACTCACACTTGTCATTTACGACAAAGAGAAATTACCCACAGTTGACCATCCAATTCCCAATCTAATGAATTTTGCATTAATGGAAAAAAATGGGTCTTTGTACAACACTCCACCCACGTATTCCATCTATATTGCCGGTCTTGTTTTTAAATACTTAAAACGACACGGTGGTTTGGAAGTGATGGAAACCATAAACGAAAGAAAAGCAAAAAAACTCTATGACGCCTTAGATGCTTCTTCTCTATTTTATGCACCAGTCCCAGAAGAGTTTCGTTCTGCCATGAATGTTGTATTCAGAAGCCATGACGAAAGTATCGATTCCAAATTCCTCACTCTTGCCGAAGAACAAGGGTTTGCTGGATTAAAAGGATATCGTGATATGGGTGGATTTAGAGCCAGTATCTACAATGCAATGCCAGAGGAAGGTGTGGATGCACTCATTTCCTTTATCAAAGAATTCGAAAGGACCAATGGGTAA
- a CDS encoding concanavalin A-like lectin/glucanase, protein MVQNSEPGKKNYLKPKENTPKHGELFFDFEGEVREPQITEAGFPFKSKSISVVSSSYLTDDQTYFFGKRSAYFSGRRNQIHLSVSGNSLFGTHPDPFTISIPVRLGEQGAGSVILDRTVFVKGKKYGIVLELNESKPTLYVNNLLQKTEGRTTSFVLESSVKIKRKTWEVISLYFDTLNHKYIMYQNGIETAEYENQKEDTIGFGFPENDSTPLILGKSFYGNLDGFHIHKGEPEVEYTKFESVRYDDETKIGYMEGSTALSPVLETNFSNSSLTRIHWNIEQPKDTMLELYFRGKNEKFVDANQNLPWTRIKSLDKELPKNKFKYYQWKLWFRPDPLGKSVPNIQSLSFEYTEQTPPDVPTRFRLETSPTQEGPICFLWNSNHEKEVQNGGGYIIHYGLTPSRMLGSVFIKKDKAGSFGKIDGTEENSSFRNKRFCINEETLVNNIYIPEGELGTEEFRPIADQVDISRKEKRGLLFQPGLTYYFRISAYNRYLNEWDSKDQKSQLSPPISFSFPKEVSNLK, encoded by the coding sequence GTGGTTCAAAATTCGGAACCAGGTAAAAAGAACTATTTAAAACCGAAAGAAAATACCCCCAAACACGGCGAACTCTTCTTTGACTTTGAAGGAGAAGTGAGAGAACCCCAAATCACGGAAGCTGGATTCCCATTCAAATCCAAATCCATCTCTGTTGTTTCCTCTTCCTATTTAACTGATGACCAAACTTATTTTTTTGGAAAAAGATCCGCCTATTTTTCCGGTCGTAGAAATCAAATCCATCTTTCTGTATCGGGAAATTCTCTTTTCGGAACCCATCCCGATCCCTTTACCATCTCCATTCCAGTACGATTAGGAGAACAAGGGGCGGGTTCCGTGATTTTGGACCGAACCGTATTTGTGAAAGGAAAAAAATATGGCATCGTACTCGAGTTAAACGAAAGTAAACCAACGCTATATGTAAACAACCTTCTTCAAAAAACAGAAGGCCGCACCACAAGTTTTGTTTTGGAGTCATCCGTAAAAATCAAAAGAAAAACCTGGGAAGTGATCTCACTTTATTTTGATACACTCAACCATAAATACATCATGTACCAAAATGGAATCGAAACCGCGGAGTATGAAAACCAAAAAGAAGATACCATCGGATTTGGATTTCCTGAAAACGACTCCACCCCTCTAATACTCGGAAAATCATTTTATGGAAACTTAGATGGATTTCATATCCACAAAGGGGAACCAGAAGTGGAATACACTAAGTTCGAATCAGTTCGTTATGATGATGAAACTAAAATAGGATATATGGAAGGGAGCACGGCCCTCTCTCCTGTTTTAGAAACAAATTTCAGTAACTCCTCACTGACTCGTATTCACTGGAATATAGAACAACCAAAAGATACAATGCTCGAACTATACTTCCGAGGGAAAAACGAGAAGTTTGTAGATGCCAACCAGAATCTACCTTGGACCAGGATCAAATCACTAGACAAAGAACTTCCTAAAAACAAATTCAAATATTACCAATGGAAATTATGGTTTCGGCCAGATCCCTTGGGAAAATCCGTACCCAACATTCAATCCTTATCTTTCGAATATACAGAACAAACTCCACCCGATGTCCCTACTCGTTTTCGTTTGGAAACGAGTCCAACCCAAGAAGGGCCCATTTGTTTTTTATGGAATTCCAATCACGAAAAAGAAGTTCAAAATGGTGGTGGTTATATCATCCATTATGGACTCACTCCTAGCAGAATGTTAGGTTCTGTTTTTATTAAAAAGGACAAAGCAGGTAGTTTCGGAAAAATTGATGGAACAGAAGAAAACAGTAGTTTTAGAAACAAACGTTTTTGTATAAACGAAGAAACTCTCGTGAACAATATTTATATTCCAGAAGGAGAGTTAGGAACAGAAGAATTCAGGCCAATTGCCGACCAAGTAGATATCTCAAGAAAAGAAAAAAGAGGTCTTCTTTTCCAACCAGGTTTAACTTATTACTTTAGAATTTCAGCTTACAATCGTTATCTGAATGAATGGGACTCAAAGGATCAAAAAAGTCAACTTTCCCCTCCGATTTCATTTAGTTTCCCCAAAGAAGTTTCGAACCTTAAGTAA
- a CDS encoding tetratricopeptide repeat protein — protein sequence MNRIIVSLAGFLFIVAGLSTAYYQTNISAKEDQSQAILEKIAEGEEYLKQSNPQSKEKAISIFSELAGKRGLEKYEFQIKYNQARALEKNSDFYPALDIYKDLKKNSNLKQDEKERLSYSLGNLLLKIGNESEGKAHLESVLQLSSDNKLRSKSFLALGDFYYKTGHFETARKNYTLALQEDPNNTESRIGWGRSLRKLGKDWASFDVFDEYIETADQLAGADEKVVGEYKDSVLKDAKENYTKKQYGKAIELFQKVISVNPTPKKEEESLYYIALSYDAMGKQVESLTYINKALNNSDYSLDQAALYKKGTIYFRQGKFEKAAGIFQTIVDKYPKNQITDKAIAWKKESLDQFTDHNDLDDSDVTSDSNSPKSNSVSNKPDSGSDLEF from the coding sequence ATGAATCGAATCATTGTTAGTTTAGCAGGTTTTTTGTTTATAGTTGCAGGTCTTTCGACTGCATACTACCAAACGAATATTTCCGCCAAAGAAGACCAGTCTCAGGCTATTTTAGAGAAAATTGCGGAAGGGGAAGAATACCTAAAACAATCCAATCCACAAAGTAAGGAGAAAGCAATTTCCATTTTCTCTGAGTTAGCTGGAAAACGAGGATTGGAAAAGTATGAGTTCCAAATCAAATACAACCAAGCCAGAGCTCTAGAAAAGAACTCCGATTTTTATCCTGCTCTTGATATTTACAAAGACTTAAAAAAGAATTCTAACTTAAAACAAGATGAAAAAGAACGTTTGAGTTATTCTCTCGGTAACTTACTCTTAAAAATTGGAAATGAGTCGGAAGGAAAGGCCCATTTAGAATCAGTTTTGCAATTAAGTTCTGATAATAAACTAAGATCTAAATCCTTTTTAGCGCTCGGCGATTTTTATTATAAAACAGGACATTTTGAAACAGCACGTAAAAATTATACTTTGGCTTTGCAAGAAGATCCTAATAATACGGAGTCTAGAATCGGTTGGGGTAGGTCACTCCGTAAACTAGGGAAGGATTGGGCATCATTTGATGTATTTGACGAATACATTGAAACTGCAGATCAATTGGCTGGTGCTGATGAAAAAGTAGTGGGTGAGTATAAGGATTCTGTGTTAAAAGATGCAAAGGAAAATTACACTAAAAAACAATACGGAAAAGCAATCGAACTTTTTCAAAAAGTAATCAGTGTTAATCCAACTCCTAAAAAAGAAGAAGAGTCTTTGTATTACATTGCACTTTCCTATGATGCCATGGGAAAACAGGTTGAATCACTCACTTATATCAATAAGGCACTCAATAACAGCGATTATTCGCTCGACCAAGCGGCATTATACAAAAAAGGGACCATTTATTTCAGACAAGGGAAGTTTGAAAAAGCAGCAGGAATATTTCAGACCATTGTAGATAAATACCCTAAAAACCAGATTACCGACAAGGCGATTGCATGGAAAAAAGAATCACTCGATCAGTTTACTGACCACAATGATCTTGATGATTCAGATGTAACGTCTGATTCAAACTCACCGAAATCAAATTCGGTTTCAAACAAACCGGATTCAGGAAGTGATTTAGAATTTTAG
- a CDS encoding CopG family transcriptional regulator produces the protein MAKIDKRFQILLSEEEQVLLKNEASRRGISAAELIRMALKNEIIQKSELVRRKALLTLTELLD, from the coding sequence ATGGCAAAAATTGATAAAAGGTTTCAAATCCTACTTTCTGAAGAGGAACAGGTTTTACTAAAAAACGAAGCATCCAGGAGAGGAATTTCCGCCGCAGAACTCATCCGTATGGCTCTTAAAAATGAAATCATCCAAAAGTCGGAACTTGTGAGAAGAAAAGCACTTCTTACTTTGACGGAGTTACTGGATTGA
- the rpiB gene encoding ribose 5-phosphate isomerase B, producing the protein MKEKIGIASDHGGFALKEFLRKSLEETYEIVDYGTKSEESVDYPTIIGDACRKVLSGEVPRLIALCGTGIGASIAANRFKGIRAALCHDEFTAEMSKRHNNANVLVLGGRVLGTDLAQRIVKKWIETEFEGGRHQKRLGLIEEQS; encoded by the coding sequence ATGAAAGAAAAAATTGGAATCGCTTCTGACCACGGAGGGTTCGCCCTCAAAGAATTCCTCAGGAAAAGTCTCGAGGAAACTTACGAAATTGTCGATTACGGTACTAAGAGCGAAGAGTCCGTCGACTATCCCACCATCATTGGAGATGCCTGCCGAAAGGTCCTTTCCGGTGAAGTTCCCAGACTCATCGCCCTTTGCGGAACAGGCATTGGAGCCTCCATTGCTGCCAACCGTTTCAAAGGCATTCGAGCGGCCCTTTGCCATGATGAGTTTACGGCGGAGATGTCCAAACGCCATAACAATGCCAATGTACTCGTTTTAGGGGGAAGGGTTCTCGGAACAGATTTAGCGCAGAGAATCGTAAAAAAATGGATAGAAACAGAATTCGAAGGTGGACGGCACCAAAAACGATTGGGACTGATCGAAGAACAGTCGTAA
- a CDS encoding P83/100 family protein codes for MRISRYLIICLTIVSLSLTAQSKAPLGESEIKGSKKIEFINRSLRKASDDIIQENTEIGRKLAETLAKENTATVDGVKIQRVLPGADGKLGADILSLSDSQSFDHINSIARIIAAYVENSFQYRAGNAETLAQYILYYNATHRKDSKFFTKKYTEGVITATSGDKLGIDTVYRNWPGKTQIIIPIEGNILKDNGKDLTTDELEKDVNKTVKDKEKDPATKQKMEDEAKKMDKLQTDKLKEEKKVLQDKKQEVADEQKQIQDKKDALKKQEQETVASLNELKKDPVKNKAEIEKKTEDIKKIEQEKKDTDKKSEAVEAKKEELSKKEEQIAKKEEARTGNTSGDTAKKEDTVQKVEAKVEELKTELAQTKEELKKKEEQSDNVVNNKILFMKFIKYDTDGHYSNELWAIDPAKDDALFKSPYNNICSKEFKEIANQGVLVLGYDGEKVETRKHKLVLLDPDKLGVKKTSESADIFWRTPMINREDKIYVIEKVKDKYHVSRFKSDLTFEKRTEEPVEENSELTFFGDKIYVTGKPKEGDKTTIKVFKKEDLSLLKTIAP; via the coding sequence ATGAGAATTTCTCGTTACTTGATCATTTGTCTAACTATCGTCAGTCTTTCGCTGACAGCCCAGTCCAAAGCCCCACTCGGTGAGTCCGAAATCAAGGGATCCAAAAAAATAGAATTCATCAACCGCTCCTTACGTAAGGCATCTGATGACATTATCCAAGAAAATACCGAAATCGGCCGTAAACTTGCCGAAACCTTGGCAAAAGAAAATACAGCCACTGTGGATGGAGTGAAAATTCAAAGAGTGCTTCCTGGTGCTGATGGAAAACTCGGAGCTGACATCCTTTCTCTTTCTGATTCGCAAAGTTTTGATCATATCAATTCGATTGCGAGGATCATTGCCGCTTATGTGGAAAACTCTTTCCAATACAGAGCAGGAAATGCAGAGACCTTGGCGCAGTACATCCTCTATTACAACGCAACCCATAGAAAAGATTCTAAATTTTTTACTAAAAAATATACAGAAGGGGTCATTACTGCTACATCCGGTGACAAATTAGGAATTGATACTGTTTATAGAAATTGGCCAGGCAAAACCCAGATCATCATTCCAATCGAAGGAAATATCTTAAAAGATAATGGCAAAGACCTGACAACAGATGAGTTAGAAAAAGACGTCAACAAAACGGTAAAGGATAAAGAAAAAGATCCTGCTACCAAACAGAAGATGGAAGACGAAGCCAAAAAAATGGATAAACTGCAAACTGACAAACTCAAAGAAGAGAAAAAAGTTCTGCAAGATAAAAAACAAGAAGTGGCTGACGAACAAAAACAAATTCAAGACAAAAAAGACGCACTGAAAAAACAAGAACAGGAAACTGTTGCGAGTCTGAATGAGTTAAAAAAAGATCCTGTTAAAAATAAAGCAGAGATTGAAAAGAAAACCGAAGACATCAAAAAAATCGAACAAGAGAAAAAAGACACTGATAAAAAGTCTGAAGCGGTAGAAGCTAAAAAAGAAGAACTCAGTAAAAAAGAAGAACAGATCGCCAAAAAAGAAGAAGCACGTACTGGTAATACTTCTGGAGATACCGCAAAAAAAGAGGATACTGTTCAAAAAGTAGAAGCTAAGGTCGAAGAGTTAAAAACAGAACTCGCGCAAACCAAAGAAGAACTGAAGAAAAAAGAAGAACAAAGTGACAATGTTGTGAACAACAAAATTCTTTTTATGAAGTTTATCAAATACGATACGGATGGACATTATTCGAACGAACTTTGGGCGATTGATCCTGCAAAAGATGATGCTCTTTTTAAGAGTCCATACAATAATATCTGTTCCAAAGAATTTAAAGAAATCGCAAACCAGGGTGTTCTTGTTCTCGGGTATGACGGCGAAAAAGTAGAAACAAGAAAACACAAACTAGTATTACTTGACCCAGATAAACTTGGTGTGAAAAAAACAAGTGAGTCTGCGGATATTTTCTGGCGAACTCCTATGATCAATCGCGAAGACAAAATCTACGTCATTGAAAAGGTAAAAGACAAATACCATGTATCCAGATTCAAATCAGATCTAACTTTTGAAAAAAGGACAGAAGAACCTGTAGAAGAAAACTCCGAACTTACTTTTTTTGGAGATAAAATCTATGTGACTGGAAAACCAAAAGAAGGTGATAAAACAACCATCAAGGTCTTTAAAAAAGAAGATTTGAGCCTACTCAAAACCATCGCTCCGTAA
- a CDS encoding metalloenzyme, giving the protein MIFYVFLDGVGIADYDPKSNPFSRFAKGFLAPVGGIPQADADLPPLSSTLHYIKTDAHMGIPGLPQSATGQTALWTGIPGPKVLERHVSGFPTITLRKIIAKYSLIKVLNENGHLSDFLNCFSPPYLKHVEEKPKLVSASTLVQLASGRPLKNFDDLQNGRGLYMDLTHEIMATMGIDMLKPGDPLLKRRDPYKVGKESISRFANYHLALYEYFLTDKVGHAMDWEKAEHIIQNLEGFFRGILESIDPEKDLLIVSSDHGNMEDLSQKNHTENPAATILYGKDADRFAENIHSLADIVPEIYKTFGMEEALHNTQTNEFLIKSD; this is encoded by the coding sequence ATGATTTTTTATGTATTTTTAGATGGGGTGGGGATTGCAGACTACGATCCGAAATCCAATCCATTCAGCCGTTTTGCCAAAGGGTTTTTAGCTCCCGTTGGGGGAATTCCGCAGGCTGATGCAGACCTTCCTCCTCTATCCTCGACCTTACATTACATTAAAACAGATGCACATATGGGCATTCCAGGCCTCCCTCAGTCTGCCACTGGGCAAACAGCTCTATGGACGGGAATTCCAGGACCCAAGGTTCTGGAACGCCATGTCAGTGGATTTCCGACCATCACACTTCGCAAGATTATCGCTAAGTATTCTCTCATCAAAGTGCTAAATGAAAATGGTCACTTAAGTGATTTTTTAAATTGTTTTTCCCCACCTTATCTCAAACACGTAGAAGAAAAACCAAAACTAGTTTCTGCTTCCACCTTAGTCCAGTTAGCAAGTGGCCGCCCACTGAAAAACTTTGATGACCTGCAAAATGGTCGAGGTCTTTATATGGACCTAACTCATGAAATCATGGCGACTATGGGAATTGATATGTTAAAACCAGGAGATCCTCTTCTTAAAAGGAGAGACCCTTACAAAGTTGGAAAAGAATCTATCTCTCGGTTTGCGAATTATCATTTGGCTTTGTATGAATATTTTCTCACAGACAAAGTTGGACATGCAATGGACTGGGAAAAAGCAGAACATATCATTCAAAACTTGGAAGGATTTTTTCGTGGAATTTTAGAAAGTATAGATCCCGAAAAAGATTTACTCATTGTTTCGAGTGATCATGGGAATATGGAAGACTTAAGCCAGAAGAACCATACGGAAAACCCGGCGGCCACCATCCTGTATGGAAAGGATGCTGACCGCTTCGCTGAAAATATACATTCGCTTGCTGATATTGTTCCCGAAATTTATAAAACTTTCGGAATGGAGGAAGCCCTCCACAACACCCAAACGAATGAATTTCTAATTAAGTCCGACTAA